The genome window TGTTATCAAAAGGCTTAGTTATTTTTGCTAAAATAGATCATCAAAAAGGTGCAAAAGAAGTAAAATTAGAAATGAAACCATCTGTCATTGTTATTTTTGGTAATCCATTAGTTGGAACAACTTTAATGAATAATAATATGGCGTGGAGCTATGAATTACCATTGAAAATTGCTATTTATGAAGATGTTTTGGGACAAGTTTGGGCTCGATCTCGAGAATTAACTAAAGATATTAATTCCCCAGAAGTTGCATTAAAAATAACTTCTATGAATAGTCTTCTTAAACAGCTTGTACAAATCAAATAATTTATCATTAATATATGAAATCATAAAAGCCCCTTAATTAATAAGGGGCTTTTTATATGGTAGTTTAAAATTAATAAGGAGCATTTTTTTGTAATTCTTCTAATTCATTATTTTTGGATGATAAGGAACTAAAAAGTGTATCAATTTGGATTTTAAGAGTATTGAGTTCTTTTCCTAAGAGTGCTAATGCTTCTCCATTATTTTTTTCAGATGCGATAACAAGTTCCGTTTGAGCATCTTTAGTTCTATCTTCTGCATTTTGTATTTGTTCTTCTATAGCACTAATTTCATTTTTAAGTGGTTTGAGAGAATTTTGAAAAGCTTGTTTCTTTTTTTGTAGTTCTTTTTTTTCTTCTTTAGAAAGATTACCTTTAGTTTTCTCTTTTTTAGGCTTTTTAGCAAGCTCTTCACCAGAGAATCCTTTGTCTTCTAAAAATTCTTGATAAGTACCAAGGAATACATAAGGAAAATCACCATCAAACACGATTAATTTAGTAGCTAATGCATGGAGCATCATTTCGTTATGCGTAACAAATACCATACCACCATTAAAATTCTCTAACGCTTCAGTTAGAGAGTCAACACTTTGCATATCTAAGTGGTTAGAAGGTTCATCTAAAAAGAGACAATGAGTAGGGGTTGCAATTAATTTTGCAAGAAGAACACGAGCTTTTTCACCCCCAGATAGTACATTACATCTTTTTAATGATAACTCACCTTCAAATAACATTGCTCCAGCGATACTACGAGCATAGCCTCTATTTCCACCAGGAAGTACACTAGCAATTTCTTCCTCAATAGTTAGCATAGGATTTAGCTCTTGTTCTGCTACCTGACCATAATAACCAGGTAGTAACTGAGGATGAGATCTTACATTACCTGAAGTAGGGCTTAATTTATCACATAATAAACGCAGTAGAGTAGATTTACCTTTACCATTTTTACCAACAATAGCAATTTTGTCGCCTTTAGAAAC of Spirochaetota bacterium contains these proteins:
- a CDS encoding DUF302 domain-containing protein — protein: MNKFSLLLLLLINPMFAQEVIEEKLTISVEVAVKKLEKTLLSKGLVIFAKIDHQKGAKEVKLEMKPSVIVIFGNPLVGTTLMNNNMAWSYELPLKIAIYEDVLGQVWARSRELTKDINSPEVALKITSMNSLLKQLVQIK